One Fusobacterium nucleatum genomic window carries:
- the hemB gene encoding porphobilinogen synthase: MFTRTRRLRRNFLTRELVKNISIEKSSLIYPLFVCDGENIKSEIESMPEQYRYSLDRLNEELDELLKLGINNILLFGIPNHKDEIGSQAYDENGIVQRAVRQIRKDYQDKFLIVTDVCMCEYTSHGHCGILHNHDVDNDETLEYIAKIALSHAKAGADIIAPSDMMDGRIGKIRELLDKNNFKDIPIMAYSVKYSSAYYGPFRDAANSAPSFGDRKTYQMDFRSYNNFYREVEADIQEGADFIMVKPAMAYLDVIKSVSEVTNLPIVAYNVSGEYSMVKAAAKNNWIDEQKIVMENMYAIKRAGADIIITYHAKDIAKWLSN, translated from the coding sequence ATGTTTACAAGAACAAGAAGATTGAGAAGAAATTTTTTAACAAGAGAATTAGTAAAAAATATTAGTATAGAAAAAAGTTCATTGATATATCCATTATTTGTATGTGATGGAGAAAATATAAAATCTGAAATAGAATCTATGCCTGAACAATATAGATATTCTTTGGATAGATTAAATGAAGAATTAGATGAGTTATTAAAATTAGGAATTAATAATATTTTACTTTTTGGAATACCTAATCATAAAGATGAAATAGGAAGTCAGGCTTATGATGAAAATGGTATTGTTCAAAGGGCAGTAAGACAAATCAGAAAAGATTATCAAGATAAATTTTTAATAGTTACTGATGTATGTATGTGTGAATACACTTCTCATGGGCATTGTGGAATTTTACATAATCATGATGTAGACAATGATGAAACACTTGAATATATAGCAAAAATTGCCTTATCTCATGCAAAAGCAGGGGCAGATATAATAGCACCATCTGATATGATGGATGGAAGAATTGGGAAAATCAGAGAACTTTTAGATAAAAATAATTTTAAAGACATTCCAATAATGGCATATAGTGTGAAATATTCATCTGCTTATTATGGACCTTTTAGAGATGCGGCTAATTCAGCACCAAGTTTTGGAGATAGAAAAACTTATCAAATGGATTTTAGAAGTTATAATAATTTTTATAGAGAGGTTGAAGCTGATATACAGGAAGGAGCAGATTTTATAATGGTAAAACCTGCAATGGCTTATTTAGATGTTATTAAATCAGTATCAGAAGTTACAAATTTACCAATTGTTGCCTATAATGTAAGTGGGGAATATTCTATGGTTAAAGCAGCAGCAAAAAACAACTGGATAGATGAACAAAAAATTGTTATGGAAAATATGTATGCAATAAAAAGAGCTGGAGCTGATATAATAATTACTTATCATGCAAAGGATATTGCAAAATGGTTGTCTAATTAA